One Bacteroidales bacterium genomic window, TATTGCCCTGGGATTGAACCATATTCATAATCATATCCATTCACGATGTCACCAAACGCGTAAATTATAGCTATTTTTTCAGAACTTATTTTGAAAACATCTTCTTTTACGTGGTGAAAATAGTCTTTAAATGAAATAAAATTCAAGTCATCGATTTGAAGAAGCATATTTAAATAAGGTTTAGAATCTGAAAAGTAAAGAAGACTGTCTATCAGTTTATATTTTAGAGCTGATTTTGCAGGATATGCAAGGAGTTCATCTGTGATTCTATCTATTTCAGCAACATGAATATTTCTTGCATATGCTATAGAATCTGCTAATGTTTTCCAAATTGAGCGTGCAAGTTCTTCGTACTGAATACGATTTTCAGGACTCATTTTTTCATATACAAAAGGCTCTATGGCACTTTTAAATTTTCCATGCCTGACCACTTGCATGTCGATGTTTAGCTTTTCAAGAGCCTTTTTAAAAAAGAGAAGTTGTAGGTGAAGTCCTTTTAATTCTAGATTTCCATTTTCAGATAAAAAAACTTTATTAGCAGCACTTGCTACAAAATAGGCTTTCTGATTCATGGAATGTCCATATGCAATCACCCATTTTCCTCTTTGGCGGAAATTCACAAGTGCTTTTCGAATACTTTGCAGCGTTGCATAATTTGCATCGGGAGATGATACATACAAAAGTATGCCTTTGACATTGTCATCATATCCTGCGTATTCAATGGTTTTAATCAACGAAAGAAGCTGAACGGAGTTCAATGATAAATCTTCTAATAAAGAGAACGATGAAAAAACATCGGATGATTGTTCGACAATTTTTTGATCAAGGTTAATGATGAGAATGCTATTACTTTTAACATCTTCAACTTCTTTAATAGAAAACAAGCTACTTATTTCAGTTGTAATTACGATTAAGATAAAAAAGAACAAAAAAAGGATGGTTAAACATGAAATCATACTTCCAAGTAAAGAAGCTAAAAACATTTTCCAGAAATCTTTCATGGGTTATCGTTTTTAAGAAATTCCAAAATACTTCTAATGATGGAGGATACTTCTCGTGGATACTCAATGTGACTCATATGAGCTGAATTTTCAAGAAAAAGACAATAAGCCACTTTAGGTAAAATGGTTTGTCCGAGTACTCTACTGAAATCAATCCTGCTATCTTGCTTACCTAAAACAAAAACGAATGGAAAAGGTGCATTTAAAAGGAGTTCGAGATGATCTTGGCGGTTCATCATGGCTTCCTGGGTTGCAATTAAAGTTTCTTTGCTTATATTAGAGGAGATTTCTATCAATTGTTGAATGGTCGGTTGTAATTTGTCTTTTAGGGGTTCATAGAAAAGATTTTCAATGAAAGAACCGAGGAAGCTAAAACGATCATGCTTTATGATTTCGATGGTTCTTTTTCGAGCGCTAATGGTTTCTTCAGTATCACGAGCAGCGTGAGAATTGATAAGACCTATTCCATTTACTAATTCAGGAAAGGAATGAGCCATTTCAAGTGCTACATACCCGCCCATGCTATGTCCCGCTATAAAAACTTTTTGTTGAATATATGATTCGACGAATTTAGCTACATGATTTGCCATTGTTTGGATGGTAAGAGGATTTAAAAAAGGAGCGTCTCCATGACCTGGTAAATCAATTGCATAACAGCAACAATAATTCTTCAGTTCATTGATCAAAAATGTCCATGTATGTTTGGTTTCTGCAAAACCATGAACAAAAACGATGGGTTTTCCACTCCCTTCAACAATAAAGTTAAAATCTTTATTCATTTTAAGCCATATTGGTAAAAACTCTTACAACATCGTCATCTTCTTCGATTTTGTCGATTAATTTTTCGACAGTTGCTTGTTGTTCTGGTGAAAGATGTTTAAGTTCCATAGGAATATAGTCGAAATCAGCTTTTACAATGTGATATTTTTTTTCTTCAAGATATTTCTGAAGCGTTCCAAAAGAAGAAAAATCTCCATAAATTTGAATACCATCTTCATTTTTAAATACTTCTTCAGCACCATAATCGATAAGTTCCAGTTCAAAATCTTCTAGATTTTGAATATCACTTTGTATAATAAATACACACTTTTTTTCGAATAAATAACTTACAGAACCACTTACAGCAAGATTGCCACCATATTTGTTGAAATAACTTTTTAAGTTAGCCACTGTTCTGAT contains:
- the sppA gene encoding signal peptide peptidase SppA, translated to MKDFWKMFLASLLGSMISCLTILFLFFFILIVITTEISSLFSIKEVEDVKSNSILIINLDQKIVEQSSDVFSSFSLLEDLSLNSVQLLSLIKTIEYAGYDDNVKGILLYVSSPDANYATLQSIRKALVNFRQRGKWVIAYGHSMNQKAYFVASAANKVFLSENGNLELKGLHLQLLFFKKALEKLNIDMQVVRHGKFKSAIEPFVYEKMSPENRIQYEELARSIWKTLADSIAYARNIHVAEIDRITDELLAYPAKSALKYKLIDSLLYFSDSKPYLNMLLQIDDLNFISFKDYFHHVKEDVFKISSEKIAIIYAFGDIVNGYDYEYGSIPGQYYAELINKLARDEYIKAIVLRINSPGGDAMASEAIWHAIKKASVVKPVVVSMGDYAASGGYYISCSANYIFAEPTTITGSIGVFGLIPNVKKLFNEKLGITVDEIKTHQHSDYISIYKPLSSFDMKLLQKELDNIYQNFIKAVSEGRKLQLHFVDSIAQGRVWTGLDAYKLHLVDTLGSLQDAIEKAASLAQLQVYSITEYPKKVSSFEKLLENIDLENRFTNFFPSWFTFLQHYVGFSGKIWIAKPPYDIEFN
- a CDS encoding alpha/beta fold hydrolase; the encoded protein is MNKDFNFIVEGSGKPIVFVHGFAETKHTWTFLINELKNYCCCYAIDLPGHGDAPFLNPLTIQTMANHVAKFVESYIQQKVFIAGHSMGGYVALEMAHSFPELVNGIGLINSHAARDTEETISARKRTIEIIKHDRFSFLGSFIENLFYEPLKDKLQPTIQQLIEISSNISKETLIATQEAMMNRQDHLELLLNAPFPFVFVLGKQDSRIDFSRVLGQTILPKVAYCLFLENSAHMSHIEYPREVSSIIRSILEFLKNDNP
- a CDS encoding YebC/PmpR family DNA-binding transcriptional regulator, with translation MGRAFEARKEKKLKRWSNISRLFTRYSREIYIAVKENGPNPEYNAKLRAIIQNARSDNMPKENIERAIKRASEKDATDYQEHIYEGYAPFGVAVLIICATDNHIRTVANLKSYFNKYGGNLAVSGSVSYLFEKKCVFIIQSDIQNLEDFELELIDYGAEEVFKNEDGIQIYGDFSSFGTLQKYLEEKKYHIVKADFDYIPMELKHLSPEQQATVEKLIDKIEEDDDVVRVFTNMA